A window from Ignavibacteriota bacterium encodes these proteins:
- a CDS encoding P-II family nitrogen regulator translates to MKKVEAIIRPGKLDALHNALQEEGFAGITVTEVRGYGRQKGHKEIYRGSEYNLEFVPKVKVELICSDDAVEKAIQIIIEKSKTGKIGDGKIFIIPVEDAIRIRTEESGESAV, encoded by the coding sequence ATGAAGAAAGTTGAAGCAATAATTAGACCGGGAAAATTGGATGCATTACATAATGCACTTCAAGAAGAAGGTTTTGCCGGGATTACAGTTACCGAAGTTAGAGGATATGGAAGACAGAAGGGTCATAAGGAAATTTATAGAGGATCTGAGTATAATCTTGAATTTGTACCCAAAGTAAAAGTTGAGCTAATATGTTCGGATGATGCTGTGGAAAAAGCAATACAAATTATTATTGAAAAAAGTAAAACCGGAAAAATTGGGGATGGTAAAATTTTTATAATACCGGTTGAAGATGCAATAAGAATTAGAACCGAAGAATCCGGCGAAAGTGCCGTTTAA
- a CDS encoding lysine 2,3-aminomutase yields MNTPKLKIFQLKDLYNIPQLKILPKTEIFNMEVVANVLPFRVNNYVIEELIDWSNIPEDPIFQLTFMHKDMLSPPYFNKIAEAIKNQLSPQKIKVISDEIRMQLNPHPAGQLTANVPYLDNFPINGLQHKYKETVLIFPSGGQTCHSYCSFCFRWAQFVGIDNLKFATDESKRFQEYIKKHKEISDILFTGGDPMVMKYQKLKIYLEPFLSHQFEHIQNIRIGTKSLAYWPYRFVTDNDADDILKLFERIIKSGKHIAIMAHFSHYKELQTKIVDEAIRKLRNIGVEIRTQSPVIKHVNDKSEIWEKMWKEQVRMGLIPYYMFVERNTGAKKYFEIPIAQVFKIYKSAFSKLSGLSRTAKGPVMSALPGKVAIEGVAEINDEKVFVLNLLQARNPDWVKKPFFASYDPTATWFTHLTPAFGNEEFFFDEELTNFLTEKNEMYLSSLIN; encoded by the coding sequence ATGAATACTCCAAAACTGAAAATATTTCAACTAAAAGATTTATATAATATTCCACAACTAAAAATACTTCCTAAAACCGAAATTTTTAATATGGAAGTAGTTGCAAATGTTCTTCCTTTTAGAGTAAATAATTATGTTATTGAAGAATTAATTGATTGGTCGAACATTCCGGAAGATCCAATATTTCAATTAACTTTTATGCATAAGGATATGTTAAGTCCACCGTATTTTAATAAAATTGCCGAAGCAATAAAAAATCAATTATCTCCCCAAAAAATAAAAGTAATTTCTGATGAAATCAGAATGCAATTAAATCCGCATCCGGCGGGACAATTAACGGCAAATGTTCCATATCTTGATAACTTTCCCATAAATGGTTTGCAACATAAATATAAAGAAACAGTTTTGATTTTTCCATCCGGTGGACAAACTTGTCATTCCTATTGTTCATTTTGTTTCAGATGGGCGCAGTTTGTTGGAATTGATAATTTAAAATTCGCAACTGATGAATCAAAAAGATTCCAAGAATATATTAAAAAACATAAAGAAATTTCTGATATACTTTTTACCGGAGGAGATCCAATGGTAATGAAATATCAGAAATTAAAAATTTATTTAGAACCATTTTTATCACATCAGTTTGAGCACATTCAAAATATAAGAATCGGAACAAAATCTTTAGCTTATTGGCCTTATAGATTTGTTACGGATAACGATGCTGATGATATTTTAAAACTATTTGAAAGAATTATTAAATCCGGAAAACATATTGCAATAATGGCGCACTTTAGTCATTATAAAGAACTTCAAACAAAAATTGTTGATGAAGCAATAAGAAAATTGCGAAATATTGGTGTAGAAATTAGAACACAATCTCCGGTAATAAAACATGTTAATGATAAATCGGAAATTTGGGAAAAAATGTGGAAAGAGCAAGTACGAATGGGGTTAATTCCATATTATATGTTTGTAGAAAGAAATACCGGTGCAAAAAAATATTTTGAAATTCCGATTGCACAGGTATTTAAAATTTACAAAAGTGCATTTAGTAAATTATCTGGATTATCAAGAACTGCAAAAGGACCAGTAATGTCTGCATTACCGGGAAAAGTTGCAATTGAAGGAGTTGCAGAAATTAATGACGAAAAAGTATTTGTACTAAATTTGCTTCAAGCAAGAAACCCGGATTGGGTTAAGAAACCGTTTTTTGCATCTTATGATCCAACCGCAACATGGTTTACACATTTAACTCCAGCATTCGGAAATGAAGAATTTTTCTTTGATGAAGAATTAACAAATTTCTTAACTGAAAAAAATGAAATGTATTTAAGCAGTTTAATAAATTAA
- the amt gene encoding ammonium transporter, with translation MEDELVKSVTNNLFTVNNLWMMIATALVFIMHLGFATLETGLTRSKNTVNILFKNSIIPAIGLITYAIVGFNLMYPGKDFAGGFFGFAGFGISTDAAGLTSEYNIGYTYWTDFLFQGMFAATAATIVSGAVAERIKLSTFLVFSTIFVALAYPIAGMWKWGGGFLNELNFHDFAGSTLVHSVGGWGALTGVLFLGPRIGKFKKGGVNPIPGHSMPLAAIGVFLLWLGWFGFNGGSVLSADPAAVSLVLVTTSLAASAGAIGAMLTSWILLKSPDVTMLLNGILAGLVGITAGADQMGPTSSIIIGLISGILVVGAVLFFDKLKIDDPVGALSVHLVCGIFGTLAVGIFGAKASMGQLWVQFIGVISVGAFVLIFTGILWFILKQTMGLRVSEEEEIRGLDLGEHSMEAYPDFEKIV, from the coding sequence ATGGAAGATGAATTAGTGAAATCAGTTACAAATAATCTATTTACGGTAAATAATCTCTGGATGATGATTGCTACTGCTTTAGTTTTCATTATGCATTTGGGATTTGCAACTTTAGAAACCGGATTAACACGTTCCAAAAATACTGTTAATATTTTGTTTAAAAATTCAATAATTCCGGCTATAGGATTAATAACTTATGCTATAGTTGGATTTAACTTAATGTATCCGGGAAAAGACTTTGCTGGCGGTTTTTTTGGATTTGCAGGATTTGGAATTTCTACGGATGCTGCAGGGCTTACAAGCGAATATAATATTGGTTATACATATTGGACAGACTTTTTATTTCAAGGAATGTTTGCAGCAACTGCAGCAACTATAGTTTCTGGTGCTGTTGCAGAAAGAATAAAACTTTCAACATTTTTGGTTTTCTCAACAATATTTGTAGCATTAGCTTATCCAATTGCCGGAATGTGGAAATGGGGTGGCGGATTTTTGAATGAATTAAATTTTCATGATTTTGCTGGTTCTACATTAGTTCATTCAGTTGGAGGTTGGGGAGCTTTAACTGGTGTACTATTTTTAGGACCAAGAATTGGTAAATTCAAAAAAGGCGGAGTTAATCCCATTCCGGGACATAGTATGCCTTTGGCAGCAATTGGAGTATTTTTATTGTGGTTGGGATGGTTCGGATTTAATGGAGGATCAGTACTTTCTGCTGATCCAGCTGCTGTATCTTTGGTTCTTGTTACAACATCATTAGCAGCATCAGCTGGAGCAATTGGAGCAATGTTAACTTCTTGGATTCTTCTAAAAAGTCCCGATGTTACAATGTTGCTTAACGGAATTTTAGCAGGATTGGTGGGAATTACCGCTGGTGCTGATCAAATGGGGCCTACTTCTTCAATTATAATTGGATTAATTTCTGGCATTTTGGTAGTTGGAGCTGTTTTATTTTTTGACAAATTAAAAATTGATGATCCCGTTGGCGCTCTTTCCGTTCACTTAGTTTGCGGAATTTTTGGAACTCTTGCAGTAGGAATTTTTGGTGCTAAAGCTAGTATGGGTCAGTTATGGGTTCAATTTATTGGAGTTATTTCTGTTGGTGCGTTTGTTTTAATTTTTACCGGAATACTTTGGTTTATTCTCAAACAAACAATGGGATTAAGAGTTTCCGAAGAAGAAGAAATTCGCGGATTGGATTTAGGTGAACACTCAATGGAAGCTTATCCGGATTTTGAAAAAATTGTATAA
- a CDS encoding glutamate synthase subunit beta gives MGEVKGFIKYERSDFHKQKVDERINHWNEFVIPLTEDELKQQGARCMDCGIPFCQSGCPINNIIPDWNDLVFRNNWKDAYNRLSRTNNFPEFTGRVCPAPCENSCTLAINKDAVTIKNIELSIIEKAFEEGWIKPQIPKVRSGKKVAIVGSGPAGLACADQLNKASHEVTVFEKNEFIGGLLTLGIPNFKLDKTIVQRRIKLMEEDGVIFKTNTEIGKDILLSELVEKFDAVVLAGGAEQPRNLPVEGRNLNGIHFAMEFLTQQNRANCGQTFNGNRINAEGKNVVVIGGGDTGSDCIGTAKRQGAKSIINLELLPQPPAVRNADNPWPQWAFIERTSTSHEEGAEKIYAVMTKKFSGKNNKVEKLHLVKLQFGEKNPKTGYRNMNEIPGSDFTLDTDLVLLAMGFTGPTKNKLITELDVELDERSNIKTDEHRMTNIPGIFAAGDMRRGQSLVVWAINEGRKTAEYVHNYITA, from the coding sequence ATGGGCGAAGTAAAAGGATTTATCAAATATGAAAGAAGTGATTTCCACAAACAAAAAGTTGATGAAAGAATAAATCATTGGAATGAATTTGTAATTCCGTTAACCGAAGATGAATTAAAACAGCAAGGTGCGCGCTGTATGGATTGCGGAATTCCATTTTGCCAATCTGGCTGCCCAATTAATAATATTATTCCAGATTGGAATGATTTGGTTTTTAGAAATAATTGGAAAGATGCATACAACAGATTATCACGTACAAATAATTTTCCGGAATTTACCGGTAGAGTTTGCCCAGCTCCTTGTGAAAATTCATGCACACTTGCAATCAATAAAGATGCAGTAACAATAAAAAATATTGAGTTATCAATAATAGAAAAAGCATTTGAAGAAGGATGGATAAAACCGCAAATTCCAAAAGTTCGCAGTGGAAAAAAAGTTGCAATTGTTGGCTCCGGACCAGCTGGACTTGCTTGTGCCGATCAATTAAATAAAGCCTCGCACGAAGTTACAGTTTTTGAGAAAAATGAATTTATTGGAGGATTATTAACTCTCGGAATTCCAAACTTTAAACTTGATAAAACTATTGTTCAAAGAAGAATAAAATTAATGGAAGAGGATGGAGTAATATTTAAAACCAACACCGAAATTGGTAAAGATATTTTACTTTCAGAATTAGTTGAAAAATTTGATGCCGTTGTATTGGCCGGCGGTGCTGAACAACCAAGAAATCTTCCTGTTGAAGGAAGAAATTTAAATGGAATTCATTTTGCGATGGAATTTCTTACTCAACAAAATAGAGCAAATTGTGGTCAGACTTTTAACGGAAATAGAATTAATGCGGAAGGAAAAAATGTTGTTGTAATTGGCGGCGGTGATACCGGCTCTGATTGTATTGGAACGGCAAAACGACAAGGTGCAAAATCCATAATTAATCTTGAATTATTACCGCAACCACCGGCTGTAAGAAACGCAGATAATCCTTGGCCTCAGTGGGCATTTATTGAAAGAACTTCTACCTCGCACGAAGAAGGTGCAGAAAAAATTTATGCAGTAATGACGAAAAAGTTTTCGGGTAAAAATAATAAAGTAGAAAAACTTCATTTGGTAAAATTGCAGTTTGGTGAAAAAAATCCTAAAACCGGATATAGAAATATGAATGAAATTCCGGGATCAGATTTTACTTTAGATACAGATTTGGTATTGCTAGCAATGGGCTTTACCGGACCAACAAAAAATAAGTTAATTACTGAACTTGATGTTGAATTAGATGAAAGAAGTAATATAAAAACTGATGAACATCGAATGACAAATATTCCGGGAATATTTGCTGCAGGCGATATGAGAAGAGGACAATCATTAGTTGTTTGGGCAATTAATGAAGGAAGAAAAACAGCGGAGTATGTTCATAATTATATTACAGCTTAG
- the htpX gene encoding zinc metalloprotease HtpX gives MQSNFRTFLLMMGLTLLFIYIGGIIGGKSGTIIALVIAAGMNFYSYWFSDKMVLSRYKANEIGPNHPSGLYEMVEKLANNAQLPMPKVYITPEQTPNAFATGRNPQHAAVAATQGILRILSKDELEGVMAHELAHVKHRDILTSAVAATFAGALATLGQIAHFSSDRRENPMAGLFMMILAPIAGMIIRMAISRVREFAADKGGAEISGKPIGLATALYKLQNGVQQNPMRTGRESDSHMFIINPFFGGMQKLFSTHPSTEERIKRLEEIAGQKIFN, from the coding sequence ATGCAAAGTAACTTTAGAACATTTTTACTAATGATGGGGTTAACACTTCTATTTATATATATAGGAGGAATTATTGGCGGAAAAAGTGGAACTATTATAGCATTAGTAATTGCAGCAGGAATGAATTTTTACAGCTATTGGTTTAGTGATAAAATGGTTTTAAGTAGATATAAAGCAAATGAAATTGGTCCAAATCATCCAAGCGGACTTTATGAAATGGTAGAAAAATTAGCTAACAATGCTCAATTGCCAATGCCAAAAGTTTATATTACTCCCGAACAAACTCCAAATGCTTTTGCAACCGGGAGAAATCCCCAACATGCTGCTGTTGCAGCAACTCAAGGGATTTTAAGAATTTTATCTAAAGATGAACTTGAAGGTGTTATGGCTCATGAATTGGCTCATGTAAAGCATCGTGATATTTTAACTAGCGCAGTTGCAGCTACTTTTGCTGGAGCTTTGGCAACATTGGGACAAATAGCGCACTTCAGTTCTGATAGAAGAGAAAATCCAATGGCGGGATTATTTATGATGATTTTAGCTCCAATTGCCGGAATGATAATTAGAATGGCAATTTCGCGGGTAAGAGAATTTGCTGCAGACAAAGGTGGCGCAGAAATATCCGGGAAACCAATAGGTTTAGCTACAGCACTTTATAAACTACAAAACGGAGTTCAACAAAATCCTATGAGAACCGGAAGAGAATCAGATTCGCACATGTTTATTATAAATCCATTTTTTGGCGGAATGCAAAAATTATTTTCTACCCACCCATCTACAGAAGAAAGAATAAAAAGATTGGAAGAAATTGCTGGACAAAAAATATTTAATTAA
- the gltB gene encoding glutamate synthase large subunit, translating into MSGQNIMPSNFGLYNSDFEHESCGVGFVANVKGEKTHEIVTNGIEILENLKHRGAVGGDSKTGDGAGIMTQIPDAFLRRVCHSIDIELPLIGDYGVGLVFLPTIAEDRHKVEGIIEKITLDENQHFLGLRDVPYNDYDIGKVALSVMPVMKQILIARSEYTPKEEFEKRLLIIRKRIGLKIRGADLSQKNYFYICSLSSKTLVYKGQLMAEQLKGFFPDLSEPDFVSALALVHSRYSTNTFPTWALAHPYRIIAHNGEINTLKGNKNWFNTREKQFQSKIFGDELEKIMPLLAPSKSDSAAFDNVLEVLVASGRSLPHAIMMMIPEAFSGDKNMPEFKKSFYEYHSTLIEPWDGPAAISFTDGRYIGSVLDRNGLRPLRYWITKDYKVIMASESGTLRINPAEIIRKGRLQPGKIFLVDTQEGKILRNKEIKNQICNQQNYSQWLKDNLIHINDLPELQNKFIPSKVAINTKQKIFGYTLEDIKFIIKPMAIEGKEAIGSMGADTPIALLSKKPQLLFNYFKQLFAQVTNPPIDAIREEIIMSEQVMLGPEKNLLEETPEHCRRLKIDKPILLNEQLWKIKELDRVDLRAETFPTIYPKGKVGGLERALSDVFIKTDKAIENGKTIIILSDRYSDENNIPIPSLLVCSGLHHHLIKKGTRTKVSIIIETGEAREVHHFALLIGYGANAINPYLVFESIEELVKNNELNGISFEKAQQNYLKAVSLGLYKVISKMGISTIQSYCGAQIFEAVGLQDELIEKYFTGTISRLGGLGIDMIEKEVNLRHAAALKVCENDNCEDVLDEGGFYSWRADGENHQWNPETIALLQHAVRNNDYGIYKKYSEIVNDTEKNYGLIRSYLKFKERKSIPIEEVEPVENIVKRFATGAMSYGSISKEAHETLAIAMNRMGGFSNTGEGGEDPERYAIDENGNLKRSRIKQIAQGRFGVTIEYLVNADQLQIKMAQGAKPGEGGQLPGEKVSEEIAKTRHTTPGVGLISPPPHHDIYSIEDLAQLIYDLKKSNPSAQVSVKLVSEAGVGTVAAGVSKGKADHLLISGYEGGTGASPLTSIKHAGLPMELGIAETQQVLVLNDLRRRIRIQVDGQLKSGRDVVIAAILGADEFGFATSALISMGCVMLRKCHLNACSVGIATQDPKLRNEFRGKPEHVINYFMFIAQEVRELMAQLGIKYFDDLIGKTELLEKKQKIDHWKAKYLDLRSVLHKTDVPIKMKVHHSESQKHNLENSLDNKLIESCKKAIQKQIPVRFSCDINNGNRTVGTMLSSVIAKKYGLKGLPEDTIQIDFEGSAGQSFGAFLSKGVTFFLEGDANDYVGKGLSGGKLIIKPQEDSLLIPEENIIVGNVVMYGAILGEVFINGKAGERFAVRNSGASVVVEGIGDHGCEYMTGGRVVVLGKTGRNFAAGMSGGIAYVWDVENNFESLCNMEMVDLFPVENQEDKDEVRNLIIKHYQYTKSKVAKKVLDNWMEVQPQFVKVFPKDYQKVLAKKNSENKFEEVLIESKD; encoded by the coding sequence ATGAGCGGACAAAATATTATGCCCAGCAATTTTGGATTGTATAATTCTGATTTTGAACACGAAAGCTGCGGCGTTGGATTTGTTGCAAATGTTAAAGGTGAGAAAACTCACGAAATTGTAACAAATGGAATTGAGATTCTCGAAAATTTAAAACACAGAGGCGCAGTTGGCGGAGATTCCAAAACCGGAGATGGTGCTGGAATAATGACACAAATTCCCGATGCGTTTTTACGTCGTGTTTGTCATAGTATTGATATTGAACTACCACTGATTGGTGATTATGGAGTTGGCTTAGTATTTCTTCCAACAATTGCTGAAGATAGGCATAAAGTTGAGGGAATAATTGAAAAAATAACATTAGATGAAAATCAGCATTTTCTTGGATTAAGAGATGTTCCATATAATGATTATGATATAGGAAAAGTTGCACTTTCCGTAATGCCGGTTATGAAACAAATTTTAATAGCACGCAGCGAATATACACCTAAAGAAGAATTTGAAAAAAGATTATTAATAATTAGAAAAAGGATTGGTTTAAAAATTCGTGGTGCCGATCTTTCACAAAAAAATTATTTTTATATCTGCAGTTTGTCTTCAAAGACACTTGTTTATAAAGGTCAGTTAATGGCGGAACAGCTAAAAGGATTTTTCCCGGATTTATCAGAACCGGATTTCGTTTCGGCATTAGCGTTAGTTCATTCGCGATACAGCACAAATACATTTCCAACTTGGGCTTTAGCACATCCATATAGAATTATTGCACATAACGGAGAAATCAACACATTAAAAGGAAATAAAAATTGGTTCAACACAAGAGAGAAACAATTTCAAAGTAAAATTTTTGGTGATGAATTAGAAAAAATAATGCCTCTTCTTGCACCAAGTAAAAGTGATTCCGCAGCATTTGATAATGTTCTCGAAGTTCTTGTTGCATCTGGGAGATCTTTACCTCATGCAATAATGATGATGATTCCGGAAGCATTTTCCGGTGATAAAAATATGCCAGAATTTAAGAAATCTTTTTATGAATATCACTCAACTTTAATTGAACCTTGGGACGGACCAGCAGCAATTTCTTTTACCGATGGAAGATATATTGGTTCGGTTTTAGATAGAAACGGATTAAGACCTTTGCGATATTGGATAACAAAAGATTATAAAGTTATAATGGCTTCGGAATCTGGAACATTAAGAATTAATCCAGCTGAAATAATTAGAAAAGGAAGACTTCAACCCGGGAAAATATTTTTGGTTGATACTCAAGAAGGAAAAATTTTACGAAACAAAGAAATAAAAAATCAAATTTGCAATCAGCAAAATTATTCACAATGGCTTAAAGATAATTTAATTCACATAAATGATTTACCGGAATTGCAAAACAAATTTATCCCAAGCAAAGTTGCTATTAATACTAAACAGAAAATATTTGGTTACACTTTAGAAGATATTAAATTCATTATTAAGCCCATGGCTATTGAAGGAAAAGAAGCAATTGGATCTATGGGTGCTGATACTCCGATTGCCTTGCTTAGTAAAAAACCTCAGTTATTATTTAATTATTTCAAGCAATTATTCGCTCAAGTTACAAATCCGCCGATTGATGCAATTCGAGAAGAAATAATTATGAGCGAACAAGTAATGCTTGGTCCCGAAAAAAATCTTTTAGAAGAAACTCCGGAACATTGCAGAAGATTAAAAATAGATAAACCAATTTTATTAAATGAGCAGCTTTGGAAAATTAAAGAATTAGATCGAGTTGATTTACGTGCTGAAACATTTCCAACAATTTATCCAAAAGGAAAAGTTGGTGGATTAGAGCGAGCATTATCAGATGTATTTATTAAAACCGATAAAGCGATTGAAAATGGAAAAACAATTATTATACTTTCTGATAGATATTCCGATGAAAATAATATTCCAATTCCTAGTTTATTGGTTTGTTCCGGATTGCATCATCACTTAATTAAGAAGGGAACAAGAACAAAAGTCAGCATTATTATTGAAACCGGCGAAGCAAGAGAAGTTCATCATTTTGCTTTGCTTATTGGTTACGGAGCCAATGCAATAAATCCTTATTTAGTTTTTGAAAGCATTGAAGAACTAGTTAAAAATAATGAGTTAAACGGAATCAGTTTTGAAAAAGCTCAACAAAATTACTTAAAAGCAGTTTCACTTGGATTGTATAAAGTTATTTCCAAAATGGGAATTTCTACAATTCAATCATATTGCGGTGCACAAATATTTGAAGCTGTTGGATTGCAAGATGAATTAATTGAAAAATATTTTACCGGAACAATTTCACGTCTTGGTGGATTAGGAATAGATATGATTGAAAAAGAAGTAAACTTAAGACATGCAGCAGCACTTAAAGTTTGCGAAAATGATAATTGTGAGGATGTTTTAGATGAAGGAGGATTTTATAGTTGGAGAGCTGATGGTGAAAATCATCAATGGAATCCCGAAACAATTGCACTTTTGCAGCATGCAGTAAGAAATAATGATTATGGCATTTATAAAAAATATTCAGAAATTGTAAATGATACGGAAAAAAATTACGGATTGATTCGCTCATATTTAAAATTCAAAGAAAGAAAAAGTATTCCAATAGAAGAAGTTGAACCAGTGGAAAATATTGTAAAAAGATTTGCAACCGGCGCAATGAGTTATGGTTCAATTTCAAAAGAAGCACATGAAACATTAGCAATCGCAATGAACAGAATGGGCGGATTTTCAAATACCGGGGAAGGCGGAGAAGATCCCGAGCGATATGCAATTGATGAAAATGGAAATTTAAAAAGAAGCAGAATTAAACAAATTGCACAAGGAAGATTTGGTGTTACGATTGAATATTTAGTAAATGCCGATCAACTACAAATAAAGATGGCGCAAGGTGCAAAACCCGGCGAAGGTGGACAATTACCCGGTGAAAAAGTAAGTGAAGAAATTGCAAAGACACGACACACAACTCCCGGTGTTGGATTAATTTCACCGCCTCCACATCATGATATTTATTCTATTGAAGATTTAGCACAATTGATTTACGATTTGAAGAAATCAAATCCGTCAGCGCAAGTAAGTGTAAAACTTGTTTCGGAAGCTGGAGTTGGAACTGTTGCGGCTGGTGTTTCAAAAGGAAAAGCTGATCATTTATTAATAAGCGGATATGAAGGTGGAACTGGCGCATCTCCATTAACTTCAATTAAACATGCTGGATTGCCAATGGAGTTAGGCATTGCGGAAACTCAGCAAGTTTTGGTACTTAATGATTTAAGAAGAAGAATTAGAATTCAAGTTGATGGACAACTTAAAAGTGGAAGAGATGTTGTAATTGCCGCAATACTTGGTGCAGATGAATTTGGATTTGCAACTTCTGCACTTATTTCAATGGGTTGCGTAATGCTAAGAAAATGTCATTTAAATGCTTGTTCGGTTGGTATTGCAACTCAAGATCCAAAATTAAGAAATGAGTTCAGAGGGAAACCGGAACATGTTATTAATTACTTTATGTTTATTGCCCAAGAAGTTAGAGAACTGATGGCTCAATTAGGAATTAAATATTTTGATGATCTTATAGGTAAAACCGAGTTGTTAGAAAAGAAACAAAAGATTGATCATTGGAAAGCTAAATATTTAGATCTGAGAAGTGTACTTCATAAAACAGATGTTCCAATAAAAATGAAAGTTCATCATTCAGAATCACAAAAACATAATCTTGAAAATTCACTTGATAACAAATTAATTGAATCTTGTAAGAAAGCAATTCAGAAACAAATTCCGGTGAGATTTAGTTGTGATATAAATAATGGAAATAGAACCGTGGGAACAATGTTAAGTTCAGTAATAGCGAAAAAGTATGGATTAAAAGGATTGCCGGAAGATACAATTCAAATTGATTTTGAAGGATCAGCTGGACAAAGTTTTGGAGCTTTTTTAAGTAAAGGTGTAACTTTCTTTTTAGAAGGTGATGCAAATGATTATGTGGGAAAAGGGCTTTCCGGAGGGAAGCTAATTATAAAACCTCAAGAAGATTCTTTACTAATTCCGGAAGAAAATATAATTGTTGGAAATGTTGTAATGTACGGTGCGATTTTAGGAGAAGTATTTATTAATGGAAAAGCTGGCGAAAGATTTGCGGTTAGAAATAGCGGTGCAAGTGTAGTTGTAGAAGGAATTGGCGATCACGGGTGTGAATACATGACCGGTGGAAGAGTTGTTGTACTTGGTAAAACCGGAAGAAATTTTGCGGCGGGAATGAGTGGCGGAATTGCATATGTTTGGGATGTTGAAAATAATTTTGAATCATTATGCAATATGGAAATGGTTGATTTATTTCCGGTTGAAAATCAAGAAGATAAAGATGAAGTTCGCAATTTAATAATTAAACATTATCAATATACAAAAAGTAAAGTGGCAAAAAAGGTTTTGGATAATTGGATGGAAGTTCAACCACAGTTTGTAAAAGTTTTTCCTAAAGATTATCAAAAAGTTTTAGCGAAAAAAAACAGTGAAAATAAATTTGAAGAAGTTTTAATTGAAAGCAAGGATTAA
- a CDS encoding NifU family protein produces MLMVKDVDLTPNPQALKFILSEKLLNRETRSFKSKEESEIDPLAKAIFELPGVVSVFYMDRFITIEKEPNTSWGKIQMPFVNLIKNFNKDLIPQESENSSSIENDTELLKQINDLLDKRVRPALAGDGGGLQVLDLHDKTLTIRYQGACGTCPSAIQGTLVAIENLLKREIDPFMEVVSG; encoded by the coding sequence ATGTTGATGGTAAAAGATGTTGATTTAACCCCAAATCCTCAAGCTCTGAAATTTATCTTAAGTGAAAAATTATTAAATAGAGAAACAAGAAGTTTCAAAAGTAAGGAAGAATCAGAAATCGATCCACTTGCTAAGGCAATTTTTGAATTACCCGGAGTTGTATCTGTTTTTTACATGGATAGATTTATAACCATTGAAAAAGAGCCAAATACAAGTTGGGGAAAAATTCAAATGCCATTTGTAAATTTGATTAAAAATTTTAACAAAGATTTAATTCCACAAGAATCTGAAAATTCTTCTTCAATAGAAAATGATACTGAGTTACTTAAGCAAATTAATGACTTACTAGATAAAAGAGTTCGACCGGCACTGGCCGGAGATGGTGGAGGGTTGCAAGTTTTAGATTTGCATGATAAAACTTTAACAATCAGATATCAAGGAGCCTGTGGAACTTGTCCAAGCGCAATTCAAGGAACTTTAGTTGCAATTGAAAATTTACTAAAACGTGAAATTGATCCTTTTATGGAGGTTGTAAGCGGATAA